The Antechinus flavipes isolate AdamAnt ecotype Samford, QLD, Australia chromosome 4, AdamAnt_v2, whole genome shotgun sequence genomic interval ttttttccttcttcctgttcTCTCCCTTTTTTGCTCCTAAATTCATGCCTTAACTTTATTCTggttcaatttctattttcttctcactGTAGCTTCTCTTCAGGAGCTCTTGTCTCTCATGGCCAAGGATCTTTAAGAGTTTAGTGTCTTTTTCCATGGTTGATTTCAAAGCCAAGTTTCTTGCGTCTAGCAATAGAGAGCTGTCCCTTGCCCTTGCTTCTCAATTCTCcaatccctttcatttttcctgAGAACAGTTTGGGTTCCCAAACTCAGTCATATCGCTCATCCCTGCTCTGGTGACATGGGACTGGGCATCAGCATGATTTACTTTTAATCCTCCATTTGCCATTTACTTTGCTCTGACAGTGTAACAATTCTaattctgagcctcaatttcctcatctgccaaatgtcACTACTAATTGTTGCCCTGCATATTTCATAAGGCTGTTGAGACAGAACTGAATGAGAAAACAATGATGGGGAACGTGCTTTGCAAACTAGAAAGTGCTATCCACGTATAAGGAAGGAATAAGGAAGCATTATTCTTGTCCTGTTTGAACAGAGATGGTCAGATCTGAAGAGTAAATCCCAGTGGATCAGGCAGGGGATAGTGTAGCCATAAGTTATCTGCTTCCTATAGGTGTGACAGCCAATAGGGAGGGTAAGGAGACCCAGACCCTGAGATAGAGGAAATAACCAAGGGGATGGTGATCATTCCCCTCTTTCCATGGCAAAGCAGCTGCCTCTCTGATCCCCATCCCATCCACAAAAAAATACCCTTAAGTAGCAGAGAAACCAGAGGGGTGATGGTGAACCTGGATTCTTTCCTTgtactctttctctcttctctgagaTGGATCAAGGGAGCTCAGCAGCCATAACCCATCTCCCTCACCTTCCTCCCTACTAGCTCTGCCCTGCTCCTACCCTTCTACCTTTGTGTCCTTAAATATTTACCTTAGTCCAGGGGTGTGctcataaatgtttaataaactgGGGTGGGGGGAACTTACCCTCAACACCCTTTTAGGTTTAATCATCACCATCTCCTCCATTACTTTCTAAagactagacaatcaacaaaacaaagcaaGTCCAGGTTGTGtcgtttgctgatttctgaagtgtGTTCACACTGAAAAATTTAACAGCCAGTGAGAAATCCCCCACACCTCTGCCTTATTCCCTTGGTGAGATCCATGTGTTCTGCCccactccttcccttcccttgccctttctcccctttccccagaAAATAACAAGTCCACTTGGTTGCTGGCCTCTGCTTCAGGACTACAGCCTGTGTTTAGGCTTGTTGGTCATGGTGGGATGCGGAGTACCTCCAGTGCCATTCTCTTCTCTATTCCCTCAGTCATTGAGGAGGCCAACTGGCTGACCCTGGACAAGGATGTGCCCCTGCCCGCAGCAGGGGGCTTTGATGCTGTTATCTGCCTAGGTAACAGTTTTGCTCACTTGCCAGACTGCAAAGGTGAGAAATGAGATTATGACTTTTCTTCCTAAGGCCATCTCCCTACAGAGCCCTAGTCCCCTCTCGCAATTATATTGGTTAGATTGCTCCCTTAATCAGCAAGGGAGGTAAGAGTCTTACAGCCATCCCCTTCATTATATTCCCTCTCCCAGGGATCaggtgtacacatacacacacacacacgcacatgcgCGCGTACACTCCCTCCTCCCTAGGCATAGCCTTCTGCCATGACATTATTCCCATTCCTCATCTCCCCCATCCCGGGCCCAGAAGGCCAGTTAAggttgggtcagggaagggaggaAGCTATGGCACTGAAGACCTTTCACTCCTTGTTCTGAGCTCAGGCGACCAGAGCGAGCATAAATTGGCCCTGAAGAACATTGCGGGCATGGTGCGGCCTGGAGGCTTACTGGTTATTGATCATCGAAACTATGATCACATTCTCAGTACTGGCTGTGCCCCACCTGGCAAGAACATCTACTATAAGGTGTGGTCCCTGGGTGGGGAGGGCTGGCTGAGTACTGAGAGGGCATCCAGGATGGCAAACACAGCAACAGAAGTCGTAGAGGGTAGCCCCGCAATAGCAGCAAAATCCCaaaaatgaggagggagggacTGGGTAGTTTAATAAGCCTTTATTGagtgtgccaagcattgtgttaaacacagaggacacaaagaaaagcTAGCCCTGCTCTCCAGGAGCTCACATTCCAACGTGAATACAACCTGTGAATACTTAGGTACCTACAGCATACATAGGGTAGATGTAATGGGGAGGAAGGCACTAGCATCTAGGGCAATGGGAAAGGCCTCTCCCCAGCAGAAGGTGGAACTTAAGGTTAAggtttgaaggaagccaggaaagctcAGGGAATGAGATAAAGGGGGAAAGTAGGTCCAGGGGACAGCCGgcataaagagagaaagatggtTGATCGTATGTTAAATAGAGAATCTGAGTCACGAGGCTGGGCTGTAGAGATTAATGAAGGAGATATTGCATGAATGGAAAAGTGGCAAGGGGCTAAGGTATGAAGTGCTTTATGTACCAATAGGAGAAGTTTATATGATTTGTTCttgaagcaatcagggttaagtgacttgcccagggtcacacagctggtatatGTCAgattggacttgaattcaggtcaaGTGCTCttatccacagcaccacctagctgctacaGAACTTTATTTTGGATACTGGATATCATAGGGAAAATGTGAAGATTGTGCACTATGGGAGAAACTGGCACAGGACTTCCTAGCATGGCACGTCCTCAGGAGAGAAAGTGCTATTCTATGCTCTATAAGCAAAGAACTGaagcagctcaaaagaaatatgagatgtgcaaatttagagaatccacatATTTGTGCCCAATTGGTGGAAGAGCATTCCAAGTTCATTCTGATCAGCCCAGTGGACACAATATAACTTGACTCTAAAAGTAGAGTCATTTGACACTAGATCAGACATTATGGAATGAGAGTGAGgaaggagttgaggatgacatcCCAGCTGTGAGCTTGGTTAACTTAACTGTCCTTAAGACTAATCAGAGAATCTTGTAAAGAGAAAGGTTTAGGGAGCAAGTTTTGTTTTAGACAAGCTGCCCAAAAGATAGTTGACGATACAGACTAAAAATGGATATACAAATCTGGGAATCACAGATTGACAGATTTAGAGCTCAAAAGGATATGAGAAGCCATCAAATCTAATCCATCATTCTATTGATGAGCAAACTGAACTATAGAGAGGTGACTCTTCGGTGTCACACAACCAACATTTGAATTATCTACAGAGAGAAAAACTGAGACCATGGGAGCAAAGAAATCACCAAAAGAGAGAGCAAAGAGGGCCCAGAACAGTCTTGGGGGATATCTGAAGATGTAAATGGAAAGGACATCAATTGGCAATAAGAGGGCCCTTCTGAGGGAGGAAATAGAGTCCTAGGAAATGAAGAGAGGAAATATATAGGAAGGAGGTAATTTGTAAGAGTCTCTATAAAGGAACCTATAAACATGGCCAAGGCTTTTACAAGTGAGTAAGCATAGGgcctgggagggggagggggagctaGGAGAGATAAAGGGGCACAGCACTGATAACTCCTTTCTCTACCATCCAGAGTGACCTAACTAAGGACATCACTACATCAGTGCTGACTGTGAACAACAAGGCTCACATGGTAACCCTGGATTACACTGTCCAAGTACCTGGTGCTGGGCAGGATGGCAGCCTTGGCTTGAGGTACTCAAGCTGTTttcagaggagggagagggaagagttgGAATTGTAGGCTCCCCCAACTGCACATGTTCCTGTGGTTCACCTTTTCCTGAGATTTCTAGGCAATTTCCAGGCCTAATCTGAATCCTTATTGAGGAATCCCCATCCATGTCTTTTGCCCCTGTTCTCCCCAACCTATTCTCTAACTTCTCACATCTGTCTACATCTCTGGTCCCGTTGCAGTAAATTCCGTCTCTCGTACTACCCTCACTGCCTGACACCCTTCACAGAGCTTCTTCGGGAAGCCTTCCAAGGGCGGTGCCAGCACAGTGTCCTTGGAGACTTCAAACCTTACAAGCCTGGCCAAACCTCTGCACCCTGCTATTTTATCCACGTGCTCAAGAAGACTGGCTGAACCACCATGAAAGCACTTCATAAACCCAACACAACACTTCTAATAAACAAGATTAACCTACAAGGCAAAGTCTGGAGTGGGAGTTTGTGGAGTCCTGGGGAGAGGATGTGCTCTGAGTCTCACCTTTGATTTGGGAACAAATAGTATAGAAGTGCCTTTTCTGTTTCACTGTGTATGTGTTGAAAGATCTTGCCTTTCTGTTAGTCCTTTTTTTACAAGCCTCTCTTCAAATCCAGAGCACTCCTGACTCTCAAAGCCTGTGTCCCAGACTGCTTCCTGGATAAAGAGAGAAACTATGGAATAAGCAGTGTGGGATCTCCATCTCGATATGGGACTTTGAACaagttaacttttttttgagGATTGAGGCTAGAAAAGGTTTCTCAGCTCTCTTCCAGCTATATTCTGATTCCTGTTGTCATCTCTAATTCTTGGCTGGATAACATATATTGGCCCTAATTTCCCCAGGGTCTTTGGGCTCCGGTCTCACCCCTACAAAACCAGAAGAGGGCAGCACACACTTGTTTTCGACTGGAATAGTAAAGACTAGATAGAGGTAatgaaaaccatttctagccTCGTAGCGGAGTCCCAGGAAGCTTTCTCCATCTTCCTTTCTCTATGCCTGTCCCTGTCTTGACCAAGCACAACGCCTTTAAATGTTTTACTGATACTTAAGGTAAAAAAATCACTGTCACTTCCCAAAGACTTTTTTTCCAAACAAACATAACAACAAAGCACACTGGCTATATCTGAAAAGATAGGTCTCATCTAACATCTACAGTTTCTGATCAGAAACTGGGGAAGGCATGTTTCACCCATGACTCAGAATTGATGATTGGTCACTCAACAGTAATGTATGAAACTCCCAAACTAGGCAAACAGTGGAAAGGATGAACTTGAGAcaggaaaattttctttcaaGTCCTACTACTTACTCCCCACCTACCCAGGTCCCCTTAGTTTACACTTCTGTGGCATTTGAGCTTCACACCTTTAGGTGACAGTGTCTTCCCTCCATGACAGCAGAGCTGAGCAGGGAAGTTTCTCCAGGTTAGATAGCCTGAGGACTGAATTACACTGCCCACTCCAATTGATTTGCTGATATCGTTCCAGGGCTGGTAGAGGGGGTAGGACTAGGTACAACCCAAAATGATTCTAGCAGGCTGCAAATTTGCGTTGGATGCGCTTGTAACGAAGTAGCTCCTGCTCTGAGACAGATGGCTGTAGCCGAGTAGCAGCCTGAACCAAGTCTTCCATTGTAAGAAGAAACGCTGAATTAACTGGCTCCAGtcctgggggtgggggaagagagagaggagagaagttaATGAAGTCTTGTTCCCCCTCTTAGCTACAACTAACAGAggggaaagaaagtagaaagcaCTAGAATTTCAGCTGCCCTTGGAGTTCTAGGCCAATATAAGGAACCCCAGAtatcaagaaatataaagagaggTTTCCTGATGGAGGCCTAAACAGGACCTGAAGGCAGTACTCAAAGTCTTGTCTGAAGAATGGAATGAGGAACTGTTGTGTTCTAGTTAAACAGGACATCCAAAAGATCATGTTATTCTGCAGCCTCTGGACACAATGGTTCCCAGAATGGCAGCTGCAGGCTCTTTAAAAACCCCACAGCAGGTAATTCAGCCATCTTTCCTTTGATTCCCATCTAATGATTCCCTCTTATTTTGTAACTTTGATATTTCCCATAGTCATTTCAGCCTCCTGAAGCTCGTAGGTGGGACTAAGTGTGGTTTGGTTTGCCTGTTGGGCCTCTTCTTGATCCCACTGAGCCTGGGGGGTAAGGGGGAGATCATTCTTACCATCTTCAATGTCCTGGACCCTTCGCTTGAGTGCTGCTGTCATTGCATCAGTACAAAGGGAGTATAAATCAGCACCAGTCAGCTGGGTTGGGCATCGGTCCAGGACGCTCACCAGGTTCACAGAGGGCTCAAGTTTGAACCTAGAATGGGAAGCTAAGTCTTTTAACACCAAAGAGAGGGCATTTTCCATTATACCAATACTAAAGGCACTAACCCTAACCATCCCACACCCTCTAGGCTATACCTTCGTGTGATAGCACTCAGTATCCGAAGCTGGGAAGCCCGATCTTCACTTGGTCCCACAAACACCAACTTGTCAAACCTTCAGAGAGAGCAGGTAGGACATTAAGCTAGTAAATTCTTGGAGATCAACCAAATAGATGCAATATTCCCCAACCCCATGGTGAGCTTTTGCAATGTTAATAGGCTGGAGGGGTTGCCCACTGAGCAGCTGATACCCAGCCCTGAGAGGAAGTGCAGAACAAAATGATCAAGGGCAATGAGGAGTTAATTGGAGTAGATCAGGTTTCTCTCAGAAAGATAGAAAGTTAACAAATAGAGACCAACCTGCCTGGCCGCAACAGTGCGGCATCTAGGAGATCAGGCCTGTTTGTAGCTCCGATAACAAATACTTCTTGGCTGCTGTGAAGTCCATCGAGCTCAGCCAGGAGCTGGGAGACCACCCTGTATGGGTTAAAGATAGAGAATGAGATGGGTGAGAGCCAGGGGCAGAGAGTAAACTAGATGAAGAATCCTTCCCCACTCTTCAGATTTGATTCCTTTTCCCTAAGTCCAGAGCTTGTTCAAGGAATTTCTTATTCTCATCCCTTGCTCCTCATCTCCAGCCCCTTTTGGCGTCTCTTGAGCCCCTTTCCTCTATCTTCTATGTGACCTACAGTCCACATTCTTTTTAGTTCCCTCTTTTAAACCCTAACCACTGGGGGCCCCAGAATTTGATGTCATACCACCCctaatctttctgagcctccTGAAGTAGGTGTGCTCTGCTATCTCACCCTCAATGCTTCCCATGAAATTCCCTAGTTCAGGATTACCCACCTGTCCATCACACCACCAGAGTCCCCACTTCGTCCTCGACTTGGAGCCAAAGAATCCAACTCATCAAAAAAAATGATGCATGGGGCAGCAGCTCTTGCCCtggagaacactgggaaaggaggaaatgaagatGAGAGGGATGGAAGACAACAAGctaaaaaactgagaaaatgaaGGTCTGAGATGGAGGTTCAGTAGGGATGGACCTGGACCTTATTTACTAACTAAAACTGCCCCCCTCCACCCCCTGGAACCTCATTTGTTAGATAGGGTCACTAAATTTAAGgcttctaattttcaagaaacaTCCAAAGATGTAGTTCATTTGGCAGACTAACAACTGTAAGATGACAGAGGAAGTCACTTGTCCAAGTTGATAGAGCTAGGCCTTGGGTCCAGTGTTTTTTGATGATTCCTGAAGAGGGACAGAATAGTGTGGGAAGCTAACTCTCACTCACCTTCTCTAATGTTCTCTTCACTTTGGCCTACATACATGTTGATGAGCTCAGGACCTTTCACACTGAGAAGAAGGATGAACGTGAGTAGTTGACCATGGCCCATGCAAGTCCCAGCCTAGagtcctcccttctcctcctcccaccaGGTCCACCATCCCTTGTCCCCACCTCAGGAAGGTAAGGCTACATTCAGTAGCTACTGCCTTTGCAAGGAGGGTCTTTCCAGTGCCTGGAGGTCCATATAGCAAAAGGCCCGAACGCCTCAGCCCCAGGTCCAGCAGCTCAGGGTGATCCAGAGGGAGCTGAATCGTTTCCAGGATCTCTCTCTTCACATCCTGTAACCCACCCACATCATGCCAGGACACTGCTGGGATCTAGAGGACAGATGGTAGAAGGCTGGAATAATTTTGACTGTATATGAAGGACAGGTCTGTCTTTCATACCtgatttcttcttaaaataaagTCTGGAGCCCCTACCTTGGGGGCCCCAATGGCCTGTGAGTGCGCCATCTGTAGTTGTTCTAGCGCTACCCCAAAGTCCTCTGCCAGTATGGGAAAGCCAGCAGTACACAGTTCCCCCTCATCTTCCTCACTTAAGCTGCCAGCAGCCATGACACTGAACAAGGAAATAACAAAGGACAGAAAAGGTGTGACTTAGGAGCACTAAGCCTctgggtctctctctctttggtatCTCAGGCCCTTCCCCCTTCCTACTCTTCCCAGTTTCTTGTCCCCTCCTTCCATACTCCATTTGCCCCTTACCCGGATTGGATCCTGGCGCAGGCTGCTCGGCTGCTATAGGCCAACAGGGCACAGAGATCACCCAGCACAAAACCCTGGGGATGGTAGGAGTGAGGACAAAAATGAGAGCTCAAGGGAGTCAGGTGAAATAGCTTGCTTCCACCACCCCACATACTTCCCCTTTTGGATGATTTGTGAAGGAGTCAAGTTAagtaaattttcctttccttggtTCCAGTCACCAGAACTAAGAGCCATGGAGAGTAGCAATTATAAACCATCCTAACTAGATCTGCCTCAACATAGAACAGGATATCCCAGAATGTCCCCCTCATTGAGAAGCTACTTGATCACTTGTTGAGGGTATTGTCTTGGCTTCTATGAGAAGGCCCAGCTGAGTTCTGAGCACCTTTACAATTTTGAGATTCTTGCCCTGCTAAGGAAGCTGCGGGGCCCTGTGACCCCCTACTCCTCTGTCCCCAGCACTCACGGCACTCCTTCTTGCTAGCTGGGCTAGATTCACTTCCTGGCCCAGAGGGAGGCGGGAAGTTAGCGCCTGCAGGATGTTGAGCCGATGCTCCTCTGACAGTATGGGAACCTCCAGCTCGTGAGGAAATGCTATCTGCACATCAGGAGGAACATTCTGAGGGCAGCTTGTTGTAGCCACGACCAGCAGAGGCAGCGAACTGTCGAATGAGAGCAGCAGGTGCTAAGAGGGTCTGAGCTCAAGACAGAACTGAGAACTCCCAACACACTGCTGCTAGTAGAGGAGGTGGAATCAGTGAACATGAAGACCCCAAGATTGGATTGTGCTGGGAACATTAGGAGAGTATCCTGGTTCTAGCTCATACCAAACAAGGTGAGGATTCTCCAAGATGTTAAGTGtcttccccttccctagatattACCATAATAATCAGCACATGACTATACCCATTACATGATGGACACCAAGTACTTAGTACTGACTAACAGGACTAGCCAAACTGTGGTGAGGTAGATAAGTGTAGTGATGGGAAAAGAATGGGGGTGAAGATGATCTTTAATCTTTCAGTCTAGTCCCCGGAGCTTAGTCTCAGGCTCTTACAGCGGGTCTGAAGGAATACCTGATGAGGGGATCCTTATTCAGAAGAAGATGTCGAAGCACAGCTACCACCTGGGAATCCTCACCCAGGCCATCCCGTTCCCAGCCCAGGAGTTCCACACCTTTCAACAGCAGGATAGATGGGCGGCAAAGCTGAGCCCGGGAGAAAGCAGCTCGAAGCTTATTCTCCACTGCTGCACTGGTATCTGCACACAGCTTTGAGCAGTCTGCCTATGAAAAATCATAGGGTTGTTAGTAAGAGATGCCCCACAATAAGAAAGAGACTGCCTTAGGAATTGTGTCAGGCATTTgtggcattttttttccaatgcaaGCAAGAGAAAAACTAGTACTCATCATGCTCTATCCCAACTCACTAAAATGGCAATGTTACAGAGGCTAGTCACCAAGTCCTTTAAGCCCTCTTTCACTCAGACCATTCACCCAGTGGCAAAACTCCATGGGAATTTGCCTGACTGTGAAGGAAAGATTCCACCATAGCAGTGGGACAGGCAACTGGGGCTATCCTTTGCACTGTCTTTACCTAAAAGGCTGTGAGCATTCTCACCTTGAATAAGTGGAGCCCAAGGCGGCCACAGGCAGCAGTGATGGCTGTAGTCTTTCCACTGCCTGGAGGCCCCCGCAGGAGGACACTGCTGGTCCCCGTCAACAAAGACCCTCTGCAACCAAAAAAAGCTAAATTTGGTTTCCTGCCTGTCCCATGCATTCTCAAACTTTTCCTTTTGAACACATATTAAGTTTCCCTCACAAGAATAACAGGAATAGTATGTGCCTCATTTGCCCTTCTCAGAGGAAGCCAAGTGGCTTATCTTTTTGCATTTGTGCTGAATCAAGTTCAAGAAGGCTTGCTGAACTCTTTCCCACTTTGGTTATCTGAGACATTCTGACCAATATATATAACATCTTTGTTACTGTTGTTGCTCAatcttttttcagttgtgtcatgCTTCCTTGTgaccctctttggggttttcttgataaagatactggagtagtttgccatttccttcttcagctcattttacaaataaggaaactgaggcaaacaagattaaatgacttgcccagagctagTAGGTgtgaaagatttgaattcaggaaaatgagttttcctgactccagacccactACCCAATTCCCTGTattgtcacctagctgcccaaccATCTTCCTGATCCCTTCCATAAGTCTAAGTCAAAACCCTCCTTCACCATCCTTCACTAAGGTCCGAGAGCCTCTCTTACCCAGGGTGGAGTCGTGGCTTCAGAACTTCACAAAGTTGTGTCACTAAAGTCTCCAGCCCTGGAGGGGATAGGCTGCTCCAGATACTTTGTCCCTCTGAAGGGAGCCATGGGACAAAACTCAGAGTAGAACCCACCTGTATAGTAATAAAAGAGGGGCTCTTCAGGTATAATATACAGCATACTCTGCTTTATCCTCCTCACTTTACCCTTCCTCCCCAAAAGCCTCACCATGTACAAGGAAGTGTGGGTTGTATCAGCCAAATATGCTGTGGTTGGTTCCTCTGGAGCATCCCCAACAGTCGTCTTCACTTTGAAGAACAGAAAAGGCCACCTATGGAATAAATGCAGAGCAAACGCCAAGTTACACATGATCACTGtatcatggaaaagaaaaaacaaatgacacTAGCCCCATTTTTCAGACAGAAAAAACTAAATCTAGATTGATTGTGACTAGCCAGCAGACAAGAACCCGTATTATTTCCTGACCTTTAACTCAGAGTTCCAATTAGTTTGACCACACAGCATAGAGATAACCCCATACTTCTCAGGCTATAATATCTAATTCTTGTTAGTGACAGGAGGCAAAAATGGTCCCAGAAAAAcatgagggaagggaggagagagattaGTATTTCATGTTTAGAGGAGGTCCTGCTTTCTATGACTTCTATAACACTTTCTATTCAATGGTAATTATAATAAAAGACTGGAACATAAGATTAACTCTATATCTTTTTTATAGCTATTACTCCTAAACTGAATATTTGATACAGCATTTTAAATTTGGAATGTCTGTCCTAAAACATGTTGAGTCTTGCTTGACATTTaataggaaagaacaaaaatatgcCTGTATAATTCATGAGGATTACAGGGGTTATAAAACCATTTTAGATAGAAGATATCACTGATGATTAGGTGAAAAAACAAAACCGGATATTGCTAGAATACAAGTGAGTTGTGTTATAGAGCCCAGCATTTGATCCTCTTAAGTGAGGTAGATACTATgattattcccatcttacagaGGAAGAGCCTGAGGATGGCAGAGGCTAAGTGACTATCATACAgttagttaagtatctgaggcaggtttTACAACTCAAGTCTTTgggactccaaatccaatactttATCTATATCACCACATAGCTGCCTCGCACAGACCATACCCTAGTTCACCTTGCAATTGGATGTCAGAAGTTTCTATGTTGTTTTCCTGCCTCAAGTGTCTCCCCACTCCAATACATTTTTCACACAGCAGCCAAAGTTTATGACACTTTTGTCAAGTGTATAATATTCCCTTGTTCAGTAAGTTCCAGAAGCACTCTGGCACATCTAGtatcaaatacaaatttctctgattggcatttaaagtccttcacaaactGATCCCAACATACCTTTCC includes:
- the PEX6 gene encoding peroxisome biogenesis factor 6, with translation MALAVLRALEPFPAEAPPLAVLLPPGGPWPAAGPAGLVLALRPAGAGPTGPALLVAALEGPGEGPGLEPEPEPEPGPPELLVSRTLLRLLALGSGARVRARPVRRPPALGWALLGAAPGTGSGTGPRAGPVLVRRGEALPALGPRVLETRPALQGLLGPGTRLAVTELRGRGAKGGDSRPPLPAPPVVSSFAAPSVPRRLRGILGGAGEALGVSRSCLRSLGLFQGEWVWVTPVREGTPAPRPHLAKMQVQDPRWNLSEKLGPGSSELGEPLADGVALVPANLAFNLSCEPLEIGELSLQRYSEGFRSPEDRGSCSVLSGPPFARELHIEIVSSPHYNTSGNYDQALYQHFEIPRIVQEGDILCVPTVGQADVLERSPEKLFRWPFLFFKVKTTVGDAPEEPTTAYLADTTHTSLYMVGSTLSFVPWLPSEGQSIWSSLSPPGLETLVTQLCEVLKPRLHPGGSLLTGTSSVLLRGPPGSGKTTAITAACGRLGLHLFKADCSKLCADTSAAVENKLRAAFSRAQLCRPSILLLKGVELLGWERDGLGEDSQVVAVLRHLLLNKDPLISSLPLLVVATTSCPQNVPPDVQIAFPHELEVPILSEEHRLNILQALTSRLPLGQEVNLAQLARRSAGFVLGDLCALLAYSSRAACARIQSGVMAAGSLSEEDEGELCTAGFPILAEDFGVALEQLQMAHSQAIGAPKIPAVSWHDVGGLQDVKREILETIQLPLDHPELLDLGLRRSGLLLYGPPGTGKTLLAKAVATECSLTFLSVKGPELINMYVGQSEENIREVFSRARAAAPCIIFFDELDSLAPSRGRSGDSGGVMDRVVSQLLAELDGLHSSQEVFVIGATNRPDLLDAALLRPGRFDKLVFVGPSEDRASQLRILSAITRRFKLEPSVNLVSVLDRCPTQLTGADLYSLCTDAMTAALKRRVQDIEDGLEPVNSAFLLTMEDLVQAATRLQPSVSEQELLRYKRIQRKFAAC
- the GNMT gene encoding glycine N-methyltransferase, encoding MADSVYRTRSLGVAAEGLPDQYADGEAARVWQLYIGDTRSRTAEYKAWLLGLLHQHGCQHVLDVACGTGVDSIMLVEEGFKVTSVDASDKMLKYALKERWNRRHEEAFDKWVIEEANWLTLDKDVPLPAAGGFDAVICLGNSFAHLPDCKGDQSEHKLALKNIAGMVRPGGLLVIDHRNYDHILSTGCAPPGKNIYYKSDLTKDITTSVLTVNNKAHMVTLDYTVQVPGAGQDGSLGLSKFRLSYYPHCLTPFTELLREAFQGRCQHSVLGDFKPYKPGQTSAPCYFIHVLKKTG